The Phycisphaeraceae bacterium genome segment CGCGGAAGGCGCCTTCGGTGAACTTCATGATGTTGCCCTTATGCACCAGCGTCACGCTGCGGCGCTTGTGCTTCAGGGCGTAGCCGATGGCGCTGTGCACCAGCCGCTCGGTGCCCAGGTATGACACGGGCTTGAAGCCCACGCCGACGAAGCCGAACGTCGAATCCGAGGCGAGCGGCGGCTTGCCCGCGTCACGCCCGGGCGCGCCGATGCCTTCGAGCGCGGCTTGCCAGTCCGCCGCCGCCTTGGCGGCGCCGAAACGCACCTTGCCGAACTCCTTGGGGAAGTTCTGACTGAGGAACTCCAGCACCTTCCGGGCCTCGGGCGTGCCCGCGGCGTACTCGATGCCGGCGTAGATGTCCTCGGTGTTCTCGCGGAAGATCACCATGTCCACGTCGCCCGGCTTCTTGACCGGGCTGGGAACGCCGTTGAACCACCGCACCGGGCGCAGGCACACATACAGGTCGAGCAGCTGCCGCAGGGCCACGTTGAGCGAGCGGATGCCGCCCCCCACGGGCGTGGTCAGCGGGCCTTTGATGCCCACCAGGTGGGTGCGGAAGGCGTCCAGCGTTTCGTCCGGCAGCCAGGCCTTGGTCTCGCCCAGGGTGTCCTTGAACCTGTTGAAGGACTTCTCACCGGCGTAGACCTCCTTCCAGTGAATCTTGCGCTTGCCGCCATACGCCTTCTCAACCGCCGCGTCGAACACCCGCACGCTGGCCCGCCAGATGTCCGGCCCGGTTCCGTCGCCCTCGATGAAAGGGATGATGGGCTGATCGGGCACCTGAAGCCCGGCGGGGGTCATGCGGATCGACTCGGCCATGTGAGGTCTCCGTGGGAACAGCGGCGTGTGACACGATCGGGGCGGGAGTATAGGGACTGGCGTGGGGGGCTGTCAGCCGATAGCCGACAGTCGTCGGCCCAAAAAACAACCGACCCGGCGAACCGGGTCGGCTGAGAATCGCAAAGCGATTGCGAGAGAAGATGCGCGATCAGGCGCGGCGACGACGACGGGCCGCGAGGCCGGCGATGCCGAGCAGGGCCAAAGCGCCCGGAGCGGGAACGCCAGTGCCTTCGATGATGAAGGGCATGGCCTGCTGCGTCGTGCCATCCAGCGCGGGGTTGTACGGGCCGCCAGCGAGACTCTGGAGGCCGTTGCCCAGAACCAGCTGGTTCGGATCGCTCACCGGGGGCTGCCACGGGCCGGAGGCCAGTGAGCCGCTGAACGCCCAGTCGAGGTAGTACGTGCCGGCACCAAGGTTCAGGTTCAGGTTGATGTCCACGAACATGATCGGGCGCGCCGTATCCAGCGGGGCGGTCGCGGTGGTCCGGTAGATGCCGCTCCAGCCGGTGGCCGACATCACGTTGGTGGTGGTGTCGCCGAACACGATGTTGCTCTGGCCGGGAACGCCGTCCCAGACGCGCAGCGTCACGCCGGTGATGGTGGAGACGGTGGTCGAGCCGGTCTGATAGGTGAACAGGCGAATGCTGTTGATGTTCCAGCCGCCGGCGCCGACGGTGAAGTCATCGGCCATGCGGTTGTTCAGCGACTGCTGAGCGCCGAAGCCGAAGATCGTACCGCCCGGTCCGATGGCGCTGCGATGCGCGCCGTTGAAGCCGCCGCCCGGATGGGTGATCAGCGGACCATTGTCCCACAGAACGCCGCCCGCCAGCGCCGGCGAGGCGAAGAGCAGGGTGGCACCGAG includes the following:
- the icd gene encoding isocitrate dehydrogenase (NADP(+)) yields the protein MAESIRMTPAGLQVPDQPIIPFIEGDGTGPDIWRASVRVFDAAVEKAYGGKRKIHWKEVYAGEKSFNRFKDTLGETKAWLPDETLDAFRTHLVGIKGPLTTPVGGGIRSLNVALRQLLDLYVCLRPVRWFNGVPSPVKKPGDVDMVIFRENTEDIYAGIEYAAGTPEARKVLEFLSQNFPKEFGKVRFGAAKAAADWQAALEGIGAPGRDAGKPPLASDSTFGFVGVGFKPVSYLGTERLVHSAIGYALKHKRRSVTLVHKGNIMKFTEGAFRDWGYQVATRFFRSHVVTERESWILGNKEADASLSVEQNARLIDPGYDMMTPDQRKKVCAEVEAALALWSTHGEGKWKKMLLIKDSIADITLQQVLTRAKDFDVIATLNLNGDYLSDALAAQVGGIGIAPGANINYITGHAIFEATHGTAPKYANLDQVNPGSVILSGEMMLRYMGWTEAADLIIRGLEGAITARTVTYDFHRLIVAEGGQATKVKCSEFGDAVIRHMASEKAAVRV